One Bradyrhizobium sp. ISRA464 genomic window carries:
- a CDS encoding Tim44/TimA family putative adaptor protein, whose translation MDIYTIIFLALAVFIFLRLRSVLGQRTGSERPPYDRAAPNVVQRSQDNNNVVPIPGSVIDQPTAARVEPTEPTDRWKGIAEPGTALAQGLDAVAAQDSSFDPRHFLSGARSAYEMIVLAFANGDRRALKDLLSTEVYESFEAAIKDREKHEQKTETRFVSIDKAEIVNAETRDRTAQLTVRFVSQMISVTRDKAGTIVDGSPDKVADITDVWTFARDSTSRDPNWKLVGTGSAN comes from the coding sequence GTGGATATCTACACCATCATCTTCCTGGCGCTGGCTGTGTTCATCTTCCTGCGCCTGCGCAGCGTCCTCGGACAGCGCACCGGAAGCGAGCGGCCGCCTTACGATCGCGCCGCACCCAACGTCGTTCAGCGCAGCCAGGATAACAATAACGTCGTTCCGATCCCGGGTTCGGTGATCGACCAACCCACCGCGGCACGCGTCGAGCCGACTGAACCGACCGACCGCTGGAAGGGGATCGCCGAGCCCGGCACGGCGCTGGCGCAGGGTCTCGACGCGGTGGCTGCCCAGGACTCCTCGTTCGATCCGCGGCATTTCCTCTCGGGCGCCCGTTCGGCCTACGAGATGATCGTGCTGGCCTTCGCCAACGGCGACCGCCGGGCCCTCAAGGATTTATTATCGACCGAGGTCTATGAAAGCTTCGAGGCCGCGATCAAGGACCGCGAGAAGCACGAGCAGAAGACCGAGACGCGGTTCGTGTCGATCGACAAGGCCGAGATCGTCAACGCGGAGACGCGCGATCGCACGGCGCAGCTGACCGTCCGCTTCGTGTCGCAGATGATTTCGGTCACGCGCGACAAGGCGGGCACGATTGTCGACGGCAGCCCGGACAAGGTGGCCGACATCACCGATGTCTGGACGTTCGCCCGTGACTCGACTTCCCGCGATCCGAACTGGAAGCTGGTTGGTACTGGAAGCGCTAACTAA
- the coaE gene encoding dephospho-CoA kinase (Dephospho-CoA kinase (CoaE) performs the final step in coenzyme A biosynthesis.), which yields MLILGLTGSIGMGKSTTAKLFMEAGVPVYDADAAVHQLYEGEAAPAIEAAFPGTTVNGKVDRAKLSARVVHDAAAMQQLEQIVHPMLGASRRKFFADAEAAGAPVVVVDVPLLFETGGEKRVDAVVVVSTSPELQRERVLARGTMDAEKLDAIIARQIPDAEKRKRADFIVDTSHGLEPVRARIRDILAEVVKMPKRRV from the coding sequence ATGTTGATCCTTGGACTGACCGGCTCGATCGGGATGGGAAAATCCACGACCGCAAAACTGTTCATGGAGGCCGGCGTGCCGGTGTACGACGCCGATGCGGCCGTGCATCAATTGTATGAAGGGGAAGCGGCGCCGGCGATCGAGGCGGCGTTTCCCGGCACCACCGTCAATGGCAAGGTCGACCGCGCAAAACTCTCCGCGCGCGTGGTGCATGATGCCGCGGCGATGCAGCAGCTCGAGCAGATCGTGCATCCGATGCTCGGCGCGTCGCGCCGGAAATTCTTCGCCGACGCGGAGGCCGCCGGCGCACCCGTGGTTGTCGTCGACGTGCCGCTATTGTTCGAGACCGGCGGCGAAAAGCGGGTCGATGCCGTGGTGGTCGTCTCCACCTCGCCGGAGCTGCAGCGCGAGCGCGTGCTGGCGCGAGGCACGATGGATGCCGAGAAGCTCGACGCCATCATCGCGCGCCAGATTCCGGACGCCGAAAAGCGCAAACGTGCGGATTTCATAGTGGATACCTCGCACGGGCTTGAGCCGGTGCGGGCGCGCATCCGCGACATTCTGGCCGAGGTTGTTAAGATGCCGAAGCGGCGCGTCTGA
- the hslU gene encoding ATP-dependent protease ATPase subunit HslU codes for MTDFSPREIVSELDRFIVGQTDAKRAVSIALRNRWRRLQLDGSLREEVLPKNILMIGPTGVGKTEIARRLAKLAGAPFLKVEATKFTEVGYVGRDVEQIIRDLVEVAIAQTRERKRKDVHARAQLAAEERVLDALVGPAASAGTRESFRKKLRAGELNDKEIEIETQSSGSGMPMFEIPGMPGAQMGAISLGDIFGKMGGRSKTRRLTVEGSHEILVNEESDKLLDTDQLVQEAINAVENNGIVFLDEIDKICVRENRAGGGDVSREGVQRDLLPLIEGTTVSTKHGAVKTDHVLFIASGAFHIAKPSDLLPELQGRLPIRVELQALTRDDMRRILTEPEVSLIKQYVALMKTEGVTLDITDAAIDALADVAVAVNSTVENIGARRLQTVMERVLDDISFTAPDRHGETIQVDADYVTKHVGDLAKNADLSRFIL; via the coding sequence ATGACCGACTTCTCCCCCCGTGAAATTGTTTCTGAACTTGACCGCTTCATCGTCGGCCAGACCGATGCCAAGCGTGCGGTATCGATTGCGCTTCGCAACCGCTGGCGGCGGCTGCAGCTCGACGGTTCCCTGCGCGAGGAGGTTCTGCCCAAGAACATCCTGATGATCGGGCCGACCGGCGTCGGCAAGACCGAGATCGCGCGGCGGCTCGCCAAGCTCGCGGGCGCACCGTTCCTCAAGGTCGAAGCCACCAAGTTCACCGAGGTCGGCTATGTCGGCCGCGACGTCGAGCAGATCATCCGCGACCTCGTCGAGGTGGCGATCGCGCAAACCCGCGAGCGCAAGCGCAAGGACGTCCACGCCCGCGCCCAGCTCGCCGCCGAAGAACGTGTGCTGGATGCGCTGGTGGGGCCGGCGGCGAGCGCCGGAACTCGCGAATCGTTCCGCAAAAAGCTGCGCGCCGGCGAGCTCAACGACAAGGAAATCGAGATCGAGACACAGTCATCCGGCAGCGGCATGCCGATGTTCGAGATTCCCGGCATGCCCGGCGCCCAGATGGGCGCCATCTCGCTCGGCGATATCTTCGGCAAGATGGGCGGCCGCAGCAAGACGCGCCGCTTGACCGTCGAAGGCTCGCACGAGATCCTGGTCAACGAGGAATCCGACAAGCTGCTCGACACCGACCAGCTGGTGCAGGAAGCCATCAACGCGGTCGAGAATAACGGCATCGTCTTCCTCGACGAGATCGACAAGATCTGTGTGCGCGAGAACCGCGCCGGCGGCGGCGACGTGTCGCGCGAGGGCGTGCAGCGCGACCTGCTGCCGCTGATCGAAGGCACGACCGTCTCGACCAAACACGGCGCGGTCAAGACCGACCACGTGCTGTTCATCGCCTCCGGTGCGTTCCACATCGCGAAGCCGTCGGACCTGCTGCCCGAGCTGCAGGGCCGCCTGCCGATCCGTGTCGAGCTGCAGGCGCTCACCCGCGACGACATGCGCCGGATCCTGACCGAGCCCGAGGTGTCGCTGATCAAGCAGTATGTCGCGTTGATGAAGACCGAGGGCGTGACGCTCGACATCACCGACGCTGCGATCGACGCGCTGGCCGACGTCGCGGTCGCCGTCAACTCGACGGTCGAGAACATCGGCGCGCGGCGGCTGCAGACCGTGATGGAGCGGGTGCTGGACGACATCTCCTTCACCGCGCCCGACCGCCATGGCGAGACCATCCAGGTTGATGCCGACTATGTGACGAAGCACGTCGGCGATCTCGCCAAGAACGCCGATCTAAGCCGGTTCATTCTCTGA
- the secB gene encoding protein-export chaperone SecB: MTNGNGAPVEQAPPQLNVLAQYTKDLSFENPNAPASLGPQQQQPAINIQINVSANNIAENDFEVILSIEGKAESAGKVMFSFDLAYAGVFRIVNVPQENLHPLVMIECPRLLFPFAREIVATSVRDGGFPPLMLDPVDFVGLYRQNMERQAAAQAASGVKPS; this comes from the coding sequence ATGACCAACGGCAACGGCGCACCTGTCGAGCAGGCCCCTCCCCAGCTCAACGTGCTGGCGCAATACACCAAGGATCTCTCGTTCGAGAACCCGAACGCGCCGGCCTCGCTCGGGCCGCAGCAACAGCAGCCGGCGATCAACATCCAGATCAACGTCTCCGCCAACAACATCGCGGAAAACGACTTCGAGGTGATCCTGTCGATCGAAGGCAAGGCCGAAAGCGCCGGCAAGGTGATGTTCAGCTTCGACCTGGCCTATGCCGGCGTGTTCCGGATCGTGAACGTTCCGCAGGAAAACCTGCACCCGCTGGTCATGATCGAGTGCCCGCGGCTGCTGTTCCCGTTCGCGCGCGAGATTGTCGCAACCTCGGTCCGCGACGGCGGCTTCCCGCCGCTGATGCTCGATCCCGTCGATTTCGTCGGCCTCTACCGCCAAAACATGGAGCGGCAAGCTGCCGCACAGGCGGCGTCCGGCGTCAAGCCGAGCTGA
- the dnaQ gene encoding DNA polymerase III subunit epsilon — protein MREIVLDTETTGLDPLRGDRLVEIGCVEIFNRMPTGQTYHVYINPERDMPAEAFAVHGLSTEFLASKPLFSEVVEEFLAFIGDTPLVIHNASFDVSFINAELDRIKRPTIPKDRLVDTLLLARRKHPGVSNRLDDLCSRYSIDNSHRTKHGALLDAELLAEVYIDLIGARQSQLILASETSDARAGSYGDTPRRQREIPLVPRVSDADREVHRAFVATLGDKPIWNDYLPPVPVAVPAA, from the coding sequence ATGCGCGAAATCGTTCTCGATACCGAAACCACTGGCCTCGATCCGCTGCGCGGCGACCGGCTGGTCGAGATCGGTTGCGTCGAGATCTTCAATCGCATGCCGACGGGGCAGACCTACCACGTCTATATCAATCCCGAGCGCGACATGCCGGCGGAGGCATTCGCCGTGCACGGCCTATCGACCGAGTTCCTGGCCAGCAAGCCGCTGTTCAGCGAGGTGGTCGAGGAGTTCCTGGCCTTCATTGGCGACACGCCGCTGGTGATCCACAACGCGTCCTTCGACGTCAGCTTCATCAACGCCGAGCTCGATCGCATCAAGCGGCCGACGATTCCGAAGGATCGTCTGGTCGACACCTTGCTGCTGGCGCGCCGCAAGCACCCCGGCGTGTCGAACCGGCTCGACGATCTCTGCTCGCGCTACTCGATCGACAATTCCCACCGCACCAAGCACGGCGCGTTGCTCGACGCCGAGCTCTTGGCCGAGGTCTATATCGACCTGATCGGGGCACGGCAGTCGCAGCTCATCCTGGCGTCGGAGACGTCGGACGCCCGCGCCGGCAGCTATGGCGATACGCCGCGGCGGCAGCGTGAAATTCCGCTGGTGCCACGGGTCAGTGATGCCGATCGCGAGGTTCACCGGGCCTTTGTCGCGACCTTGGGCGACAAGCCGATCTGGAACGACTATTTGCCGCCGGTGCCTGTGGCTGTACCGGCCGCTTAA
- the hisB gene encoding imidazoleglycerol-phosphate dehydratase HisB → MRTATIKRKTKETDIEVTVNLDGAGVSTVSTGIGFFDHMLDLLARHSRIDITVKADGDLHVDYHHTTEDVGIALGQAVKQALGNMAGITRYASIHMPMDETLSRVVIDISGRPMLVFRVEFPRDKIGEFDTELVREWFNAFAMNAGVTLHVETLYGENSHHIAESCFKGLARALRTAVAIDPRNQGEVPSTKGRLGS, encoded by the coding sequence ATGCGCACGGCAACCATCAAGCGCAAGACCAAGGAGACCGACATCGAGGTGACGGTCAACCTCGACGGAGCGGGCGTATCCACGGTTTCGACCGGGATCGGCTTCTTCGACCATATGCTCGACCTCTTGGCCCGGCATTCGCGCATCGACATCACGGTGAAGGCGGATGGCGATCTCCATGTCGATTACCACCACACCACCGAAGACGTCGGCATCGCGCTCGGGCAGGCCGTGAAGCAGGCGCTCGGCAACATGGCCGGCATCACCCGCTATGCCTCGATCCACATGCCGATGGACGAGACGCTGTCGCGCGTCGTGATCGACATTTCCGGCCGCCCGATGCTGGTGTTCAGGGTCGAATTCCCGCGCGACAAGATCGGCGAGTTCGACACCGAGCTGGTGCGCGAGTGGTTCAACGCGTTCGCGATGAACGCCGGCGTGACTCTGCACGTCGAGACCCTATATGGCGAGAACAGCCACCATATCGCCGAATCCTGCTTCAAGGGTTTGGCCAGGGCGCTGCGAACGGCGGTCGCGATCGATCCGCGCAATCAGGGCGAGGTGCCCTCGACGAAAGGTCGGCTCGGCAGCTGA
- the hisH gene encoding imidazole glycerol phosphate synthase subunit HisH, with protein MTVAIIDYGSGNLHSAAKAFERAARSMEDPQAIKVTRDPDAVYRADRIVLPGVGAFADCRRGVDAVDGMLEALTEAVRVKARPFFGICVGMQLMATRGKEHVTTEGFNWIGGDVVKIEPRDESLKVPHMGWNTLDLVREHPVLERLPLGPKGRHAYFVHSYHLAAAEADVLARADYGGPVTAIVAKDTAIGTQFHPEKSQRFGLALISNFLKWKP; from the coding sequence ATGACAGTTGCAATCATCGATTACGGCTCCGGCAACCTGCATTCCGCGGCGAAAGCGTTCGAGCGCGCCGCGCGCAGCATGGAGGATCCGCAAGCAATCAAGGTGACGCGCGATCCCGACGCGGTGTATCGCGCCGATCGCATCGTGCTGCCTGGCGTCGGCGCCTTTGCCGACTGCCGCCGTGGCGTCGACGCGGTCGACGGCATGCTCGAAGCGCTCACCGAGGCGGTGCGGGTCAAGGCGCGGCCGTTCTTCGGCATCTGCGTTGGCATGCAGCTGATGGCGACGCGCGGCAAGGAGCATGTCACGACCGAGGGCTTCAACTGGATCGGCGGCGACGTCGTCAAGATCGAGCCGCGCGATGAAAGCCTCAAGGTCCCGCACATGGGCTGGAACACGCTCGACCTCGTCCGCGAGCACCCGGTGCTGGAGCGGCTGCCGCTCGGGCCGAAGGGCCGTCACGCCTATTTCGTGCACTCCTACCACCTCGCCGCCGCCGAGGCCGACGTGCTGGCACGCGCCGATTATGGCGGGCCGGTCACCGCGATCGTCGCCAAGGACACCGCCATTGGCACCCAGTTTCACCCCGAGAAGAGCCAGCGCTTCGGCCTTGCCCTGATCTCGAATTTCTTGAAGTGGAAGCCGTGA
- a CDS encoding GNAT family N-acetyltransferase, translating into MACDYRFRPMTSADLPQIKRWLALPHVRAWWGDPAEQYALLSGDLEEPAMEQFIVSADDGEFGYIQCYDVTAWDSGFGAQPKGTRGIDLFIGEPAMIERGHGPALIRAFVDGRLALETPRVVTDPDPTNTRAVRAYEKAGFRKMHMIDTPDGPALLMIRDR; encoded by the coding sequence GTGGCCTGCGACTACCGCTTCCGCCCGATGACGTCGGCCGACCTGCCGCAGATCAAGCGGTGGCTTGCGTTGCCGCACGTCCGGGCGTGGTGGGGCGATCCGGCCGAGCAATATGCGCTTCTCAGCGGCGACCTCGAGGAGCCGGCCATGGAGCAGTTCATCGTCTCGGCTGACGACGGCGAATTCGGCTACATCCAGTGCTATGACGTGACGGCGTGGGATTCCGGCTTCGGCGCGCAGCCAAAAGGCACGCGCGGCATCGATCTTTTCATCGGCGAGCCCGCCATGATCGAGCGCGGCCATGGCCCAGCCCTGATCCGCGCCTTTGTTGACGGACGGCTGGCGCTGGAGACGCCGCGGGTGGTGACCGACCCCGATCCGACTAACACACGCGCGGTGCGCGCCTACGAAAAGGCGGGTTTCCGCAAGATGCACATGATCGACACGCCTGACGGACCTGCGCTGCTGATGATCCGCGACAGATGA
- a CDS encoding MltA domain-containing protein, whose translation MPLQVSGSQYEPLTWATIPGWNDDDHLAAYKAFRTSCKPIAAQQGLPPESKALGSSLRDPCRIAKRLEPTDSARAKEFFEQNFVPLRISRLGEDAGFVTGYYEPVLEGSRTQTDVYNVPVYRRPSNLFVRGKTQDSVGLPNSGPVYRKIGRRKLVPYYDRAQIEDGAIAGRGLEICWLKSQTDLLFAQIQGSARIKLTDGTTLRINYDAHNGYPYTPVGRILIDRGIIAKDQMSMQKIREWMEQNPDGAKELRRQNRSYIFFREVPLSEKDEAVGAQGVPLTPGRSIAVDKALHVYGTPFFIEGVLPIESEQSKTPFHRLMIAQDTGSAIVGPARADLYFGAGADAGKVSGRLRNNMQFVMLVPKGLDPVARGRKLPIPDARPSARIAKLFPQTDPQKDKPAAKPADAPVAPVTKDAAKDAPKGAAKDTTGNVTKGPTATKATASPATTGTTAPVAQSAPVAEPVPLPAARPGIIPQQPEKRRSRHRDDQ comes from the coding sequence TTGCCGCTGCAGGTCAGCGGCAGCCAGTATGAGCCGCTTACCTGGGCCACGATTCCCGGCTGGAACGACGACGACCACCTCGCGGCCTACAAGGCGTTTCGGACGAGCTGCAAGCCGATCGCGGCCCAGCAAGGGCTACCTCCGGAATCGAAGGCGCTCGGCAGCTCGCTGCGCGATCCCTGCCGGATCGCCAAACGGCTCGAGCCGACCGACAGCGCGCGGGCCAAGGAATTCTTCGAGCAGAACTTCGTACCCCTGCGCATCTCGCGGCTCGGGGAAGACGCAGGCTTTGTCACCGGCTATTACGAGCCGGTGCTCGAGGGCTCGCGGACGCAGACCGACGTCTACAACGTTCCCGTCTATCGCCGCCCGTCCAACCTGTTCGTGCGCGGCAAGACACAGGACTCGGTCGGCCTGCCCAACAGCGGGCCGGTGTACCGCAAGATCGGCCGGCGCAAGCTCGTGCCCTATTATGACCGCGCCCAGATCGAGGATGGCGCGATTGCCGGACGCGGCCTGGAGATCTGCTGGCTGAAGAGCCAGACCGACCTTCTGTTCGCGCAGATCCAGGGCTCGGCGCGGATCAAGCTGACCGACGGCACCACGCTGCGCATCAATTATGATGCGCATAACGGTTACCCCTATACGCCGGTCGGACGCATCCTGATCGATCGCGGCATCATCGCGAAGGACCAGATGTCGATGCAGAAGATCAGGGAGTGGATGGAGCAGAACCCCGACGGCGCCAAGGAGCTGCGCCGGCAGAACCGCTCTTACATCTTCTTCCGTGAAGTTCCGCTGTCGGAGAAGGATGAAGCGGTGGGCGCGCAAGGCGTGCCGTTGACGCCGGGCCGCTCGATCGCGGTCGACAAGGCGCTGCATGTCTATGGCACGCCGTTCTTCATCGAGGGCGTGCTGCCGATCGAATCCGAGCAGTCGAAGACGCCGTTCCACCGGTTGATGATCGCGCAGGACACGGGCTCTGCGATTGTGGGTCCTGCGCGCGCCGATCTTTATTTCGGCGCCGGCGCGGATGCTGGGAAGGTGTCGGGTCGCCTGCGGAATAATATGCAGTTCGTCATGCTGGTCCCGAAGGGTCTCGATCCGGTCGCTCGCGGCCGCAAGCTGCCGATTCCCGACGCCCGGCCGTCGGCCAGGATCGCAAAGCTGTTCCCGCAGACCGATCCACAGAAGGACAAGCCGGCGGCAAAGCCGGCCGACGCGCCTGTTGCACCTGTGACCAAGGATGCGGCCAAGGATGCGCCCAAGGGTGCGGCGAAAGATACGACCGGCAATGTAACCAAAGGCCCGACCGCCACGAAAGCCACAGCATCTCCGGCGACGACAGGCACGACAGCCCCTGTCGCGCAATCCGCGCCTGTGGCAGAACCGGTGCCGTTGCCGGCAGCCCGGCCTGGCATTATTCCGCAGCAACCGGAGAAGCGGCGCTCTCGCCATCGCGACGATCAATGA
- a CDS encoding DUF2628 domain-containing protein, with product MPVYTVHAPVANGADLAATDKFTFVRDGFHFWAAVASVIWLAWNRLWLALVGWIILSFAIDFGLARLGVGRGAIFFVDLVLMLLMGFEASSLRRWTLSRGKWRQLDIVVADDEETAERRFFQRWTARHRGIVNDQGSVDRGAPPPTRNIPGQPFSKPPPPQGSIIGLFPEPGGSR from the coding sequence ATGCCGGTCTACACAGTGCATGCCCCCGTGGCTAATGGCGCCGATCTTGCGGCGACCGACAAGTTCACTTTCGTGCGCGATGGCTTCCATTTCTGGGCCGCCGTCGCGAGCGTGATCTGGCTTGCCTGGAACCGGCTATGGCTGGCGCTGGTCGGCTGGATCATCCTTAGCTTTGCCATCGATTTCGGACTGGCCAGGCTCGGCGTCGGGCGCGGCGCGATCTTTTTCGTCGATCTGGTGCTGATGCTGCTGATGGGGTTCGAGGCGTCAAGCCTGCGACGCTGGACTTTGTCACGGGGCAAGTGGCGGCAGCTCGACATCGTCGTGGCCGATGACGAGGAGACCGCCGAGCGCCGCTTCTTCCAGCGCTGGACCGCCCGCCATCGTGGCATCGTCAACGATCAAGGGTCAGTCGACCGCGGCGCGCCGCCACCGACCCGGAATATTCCGGGACAGCCGTTCTCAAAACCACCGCCGCCGCAAGGCAGCATTATCGGATTGTTTCCAGAGCCAGGAGGATCGCGATGA
- the hslV gene encoding ATP-dependent protease subunit HslV: protein MQASPNEPSGWHGTTICSVRKGGKVVIGGDGQVSIGQTVIKANAKKVRRIGKGDVIGGFAGATADAFTLFERLESKLEQYPGQLTRAAVELAKDWRTDRYLRRLEAMMIVADKDVSLVLTGTGDVLEPEAGVMAIGSGGNYALAAARALIDTDKDAETIVRRALDIAADICVYTNRNVTIETVGG, encoded by the coding sequence ATGCAAGCATCTCCAAATGAGCCGTCCGGCTGGCATGGCACCACGATTTGCTCCGTCCGCAAGGGCGGCAAGGTGGTGATCGGCGGCGACGGGCAGGTCTCGATCGGCCAGACGGTGATCAAGGCCAATGCCAAGAAAGTCCGCCGGATCGGCAAGGGCGACGTGATCGGCGGCTTCGCCGGCGCAACGGCCGACGCTTTCACCCTGTTCGAGCGGCTCGAAAGCAAGCTGGAACAATATCCGGGCCAGTTGACCCGGGCGGCCGTGGAGCTCGCCAAGGATTGGCGCACCGACCGCTACCTGCGGCGCCTGGAGGCCATGATGATCGTCGCCGACAAGGACGTCTCCCTGGTGCTGACCGGCACCGGCGACGTGCTGGAGCCGGAGGCCGGGGTCATGGCTATCGGCTCGGGCGGCAATTATGCGCTCGCCGCGGCGCGAGCGCTCATCGACACCGACAAGGACGCCGAGACCATCGTGCGCCGCGCGCTGGATATCGCCGCCGATATCTGCGTCTACACCAACCGGAACGTGACGATCGAAACCGTGGGCGGCTGA
- the hisA gene encoding 1-(5-phosphoribosyl)-5-[(5-phosphoribosylamino)methylideneamino]imidazole-4-carboxamide isomerase — protein sequence MILFPAVDLKNGQCVRLEQGDMARATVFNLDPAAQARSFAAQGFEYLHVVDLDGAFAGKPMNAHAVEAMQKAVTMPVQLGGGIRDLKTIEAWLDKGITRVIIGTAAVRDPELVKGAARKFPGRVAVGLDARDGKVAVEGWAETSQVTALEIAQRFEDAGVAAIIFTDIARDGLLKGLNLDATIALADRISIPVIASGGFASIDDVKALLEPRARKLAGAIVGRALYDGRLDPAAALELIKNARTAA from the coding sequence ATGATCCTCTTTCCCGCGGTTGATCTGAAGAACGGCCAGTGCGTGCGCCTGGAGCAGGGCGACATGGCGCGCGCCACCGTGTTCAACCTCGATCCAGCGGCCCAGGCGCGCAGCTTCGCCGCGCAGGGCTTCGAATACCTGCACGTCGTCGATCTCGATGGCGCCTTTGCCGGCAAGCCGATGAATGCCCACGCCGTGGAAGCGATGCAGAAGGCTGTCACCATGCCGGTGCAGCTCGGCGGCGGCATCCGCGACCTCAAGACCATCGAAGCCTGGCTCGACAAGGGCATCACGCGGGTGATCATCGGCACCGCGGCGGTGCGCGATCCTGAGCTCGTGAAGGGCGCGGCGAGGAAATTCCCCGGCCGGGTGGCGGTCGGCCTCGATGCACGCGACGGCAAGGTCGCGGTCGAAGGCTGGGCGGAGACGTCGCAGGTGACCGCGCTCGAGATCGCGCAGCGCTTCGAGGATGCCGGCGTCGCCGCGATCATCTTCACCGACATCGCCCGCGACGGCCTGCTCAAGGGGCTCAACCTCGATGCCACGATCGCGCTCGCCGATCGCATTTCGATTCCCGTGATCGCTTCCGGCGGCTTTGCCTCGATCGACGACGTCAAGGCGCTGCTCGAGCCGCGGGCGAGGAAGCTTGCCGGCGCCATCGTCGGGCGCGCGCTCTACGACGGACGGCTCGATCCAGCCGCCGCGCTTGAGCTGATCAAGAACGCTCGAACCGCGGCCTAG
- a CDS encoding Maf family protein, translated as MTIWRGQQKLILASQSRARKMLLENAGLDFEALPADIDERAVQKQSGLLAPGEIASMLACEKALFVSRQRPGHYVVGADQTLALGPRMFSKPAGRAQAAEQLSLLAGNVHELHSAVSVARDGKTLFADVSVARMTMRRLSEGEIEAYLDQAGAAVTTSVGAYQLESLGVHLFERIEGDHFTILGLPLLSLLGFLRRERLLAV; from the coding sequence ATGACCATCTGGCGTGGACAACAGAAGCTGATCCTGGCGTCGCAAAGCCGCGCGCGGAAAATGCTGCTCGAAAATGCCGGCCTCGATTTCGAGGCGCTGCCGGCCGATATCGACGAGCGCGCCGTGCAGAAGCAATCCGGTCTATTGGCGCCAGGCGAGATCGCCTCGATGCTGGCGTGCGAGAAGGCCTTGTTCGTCTCCCGCCAAAGGCCCGGCCACTATGTCGTCGGGGCTGATCAAACGCTTGCGCTGGGGCCGCGGATGTTCAGCAAGCCGGCCGGCCGGGCGCAGGCCGCCGAGCAGCTCAGTCTGCTCGCAGGCAATGTCCATGAACTCCATTCGGCCGTCTCAGTTGCGCGTGACGGAAAAACCTTGTTTGCCGATGTGAGCGTCGCGCGCATGACGATGCGGCGGCTCAGCGAGGGCGAGATCGAAGCCTATCTCGACCAGGCCGGAGCGGCGGTGACGACCAGCGTCGGCGCCTATCAGCTCGAGAGCCTGGGCGTACATCTGTTCGAGCGCATCGAGGGCGACCATTTCACCATTCTCGGCCTGCCGCTATTGTCGCTGCTCGGGTTCCTGCGCCGCGAGCGACTGCTCGCGGTATGA
- a CDS encoding Smr/MutS family protein encodes MKRPAPILDLSAPSRRKRALSEEERALWESVAKQVKPLRKRPVAIKAPTVAADPSTHHVPAKPVPVKAAPAKAAPAPRPHLPPLAPIGRRERAKLSRGRQEIDARLDLHGMTQMRAHRVLFSFLQRAHSDGLTFVLVITGKGKVGGLDSERGVLRRQVPEWLSLPEFRSLVVGFEEAHIGHGGEGALYVRVRRARG; translated from the coding sequence ATGAAACGTCCCGCGCCGATCCTCGACCTCTCCGCTCCTTCGCGGCGCAAACGCGCGTTGAGCGAGGAGGAGCGCGCGCTCTGGGAGAGCGTGGCGAAACAGGTCAAGCCGCTGCGCAAGCGGCCGGTTGCCATCAAAGCACCCACCGTCGCCGCCGATCCGAGCACGCATCACGTCCCGGCAAAGCCTGTTCCGGTCAAGGCGGCGCCCGCGAAGGCCGCGCCGGCGCCGCGCCCGCATTTGCCGCCCCTGGCGCCAATCGGTCGCCGCGAGCGCGCCAAGCTGTCGCGCGGCAGGCAGGAGATCGACGCGCGGCTCGACCTGCACGGCATGACGCAGATGCGCGCGCATCGCGTGCTGTTCTCCTTCCTGCAGCGTGCCCACAGCGATGGGCTCACCTTCGTGCTCGTCATCACCGGAAAGGGCAAGGTCGGCGGGTTGGACTCAGAGCGCGGCGTGCTGCGGCGCCAGGTGCCGGAATGGCTCAGCCTGCCGGAATTCCGTTCCTTGGTCGTCGGCTTCGAAGAGGCCCATATCGGCCATGGCGGCGAGGGCGCGCTCTATGTCCGAGTCCGCCGCGCGCGAGGCTAG